The following are encoded together in the Triticum dicoccoides isolate Atlit2015 ecotype Zavitan chromosome 6B, WEW_v2.0, whole genome shotgun sequence genome:
- the LOC119326462 gene encoding uncharacterized protein LOC119326462 → MLKSSEVGCGGEATSELQAAHASQFGGARAVARRPKLGCAHLVGFGLTRHSMPASSASRGDTTTAVLDTLFRDSTTAGSYSGPVDGGLSRWLRRVQLVHELSVGSSSRVQTESWMLCAYGSVAPTVVPAVRSLEERESSLRVSPMRP, encoded by the exons ATGCTAAAGAGTAGCGAGGTCGGCTGTGGGGGAGAGGCTACCTCGGAGCTTCAGGCTGCACACGCGTCGCAATTTGGCGGTGCGAGAGCAGTTGCCCGGAGGCCGAAGCTCGGCTGCGCACACCTTGTAGGATTTGGTCTCACCAGGCACTCGATGCCGGCCTCGTCGGCGTCCCGAGGTGACACAACGACGGCCGTGCTCGACACCCTCTTTCGCGACTCGACGACGGCCGGCTCATACAGTGGTCCAGTGGACGGCGGCCTCAGCAGGTGGTTACGACGAGTGCAGCTGGTGCACGAGCTCTCAGTCGGCTCCTCGTCTCG GGTGCAGACTGAGAGTTGGATGCTCTGTGCGTATGGAAGTGTTGCACCCACTGTTGTTCCGGCTGTGAG GTCACTGGAGGAAAGAGAGTCTAGCTTGCGAGTTTCGCCGATGCGTCCATGA
- the LOC119322982 gene encoding uncharacterized protein LOC119322982 produces MGIVETWVREKPIRTFLSRLSRQSAAAFVASTTSRSPAAADGEGGGGGADGGIPQLSSVANSVVSRCSRILAVATENLQQSYEADFPDNCKEPNTYARELLEYCCHKALHEVTTRPDYLADMNLRRLMFDMMLAWENPGSEEGLLKNNSTLCNTVEIEDEDEGSIFYVNSTSLAVQVNDMKTVGLSAFTRIAPSCPIIADLVTVHNLFDALTCSSGGRLHYFVYDKYLKSLDRVFRSIKGVMQSSLASSFNLDAGECILAIDGDKPIHPVLQHIGISAWPGTLILTTHALYFQSIRVGYGDKIVKYDLATDSNQVIKRDFTGPLGVRLFDKAVMYKSSTLTEPIYFDFPELGSPSRRNYWLAITREVMQVNRFIRKFNLEDIQRAEALSKAVLGILRYSAVKEAFHIAPSHFKTTLTFSLAEKLPKGDMVLEALYNNYFQLLDTSLSHLATEPAVDKAPQTHSVPFSLYALSRMGFNLLNRKNETEKEISFCAVCVGVTKSLEAALQESFLYSERIEAARATVDQVKVEGLDANVALMQEILFSFIHAGKLIYSLTKWEDPLKSFLFLAFILYVIQSGLVSYTVPSVFVVFAVVMLWHKYSEEGKLLEVLEVRPPPTKNPVEQILILQEAISKLEDTLQAVNIVLLKFRALLFAAVPKATEIVAVALLVAAAVVVLMPPKHLLLMAVLEVYTREMPLRKQHTEKFRRRIKEWWARIPAAPVQMIRPNEDKKKI; encoded by the exons ATGGGGATCGTGGAGACGTGGGTGCGCGAGAAGCCCATCCGCACCTTCCTCTCCCGCCTCTCCCGCCAGTCGGCTGCCGCCTTCGTCGCCTCCACCACCTCCCGCTCCCCCGCGGCGGCCGATGgcgagggcggtggcggcggcgccgacGGAGGCATCCCGCAGCTCTCGTCCGTCGCCAACTCGGTCGTCTCCCGCTGCTCCCG GATTCTTGCTGTTGCGACTGAGAACTTACAGCAAAGTTATGAGGCTGATTTCCCAGATAATTGTAAGGAACCCAATACATATGCCAGAGAACTATTAGAGTACTGCTGCCACAAAGCTCTCCATGAAGTAACTACACGTCCAGACTATTTGGCTGATATGAATCTTCGTCGTTTAATGTTCGATATGATGCTTGCTTGGGAAAACCCAGGTTCTGAGGAAGGATTGCTAAAAAAT AATTCTACCTTGTGTAATACCGTGGAGATTGAAGATGAAGACGAGGGATCAATTTTCTATGTGAATTCCACAAGTTTAGCTGTTCAA GTTAACGACATGAAGACAGTTGGATTAAGTGCTTTTACACGAATAGCGCCTTCATGCCCAATAATAGCTGACTTGGTTACTGTCCACAATCTGTTTGATGCACTTACATGTTCATCTGGTGGCCGGTTACATTATTTCGTATACGACAAGTATCTCAAAAGTTTAGACCG GGTATTCAGATCTATCAAAGGAGTTATGCAGTCATCACTTGCTTCAAGTTTTAATCTTGATGCTGGGGAATGTATCTTAGCTATTGATGGTGACAAGCCTATTCATCCTGTACTGCAGCATATTGGGATATCAGCTTGGCCAG GAACATTGATCCTTACAACACATGCTCTTTATTTTCAGAGTATCAGAGTTGGTTATGGTGATAAGATTGTTAAATATGATTTAGCAACAGATTCAAATCAAGTGATCAAGCGAGATTTTACTGGACCATTGGGTGTTCGTCTGTTTGATAAAGCTGTGATGTACAAATCAAGCACTTT AACAGAACCAATTTATTTCGACTTTCCTGAGTTAGGGAGCCCCTCACGAAGAAACTATTGGTTAGCAATCACTCGTGAAGTAATGCAGGTGAATAGATTTATCAGAAAATTCAACCTTGAAGATATTCAGAGAGCAGAAGCACTCTCAAAGGCTGTCCTGGGCATCTTGAGATACTCTGCTGTGAAAGAAGCTTTTCATATTGCTCCCTCTCACTTTAAGACAACACTCACATTTAGCTTAGCTGAAAAACTCCCAAAAGGAGATATGGTATTAGAGGCCCTATACAACAACTACTTCCAACTGTTGGACACTTCATTGAGCCATTTGGCAACAGAGCCAGCAGTTGACAAAGCACCGCAGACTCATTCTGTACCATTTTCATTATATGCTCTCTCTAGAATGGGATTTAACTTGTTGAATAGAAAAAATGAAACTGAAAAGGAGATAAGCTTTTGTGCTGTTTGTGTTGGTGTAACAAAATCTCTTGAGGCTGCTTTGCAAGAGTCATTTCTTTATTCTGAAAGAATAGAGGCAGCACGTGCTACGGTTGATCAAGTGAAGGTGGAAGGTCTTGATGCAAATGTAGCCCTCATGCAG GAGATACTTTTTTCGTTCATTCATGCAGGCAAACTTATTTACTCTTTAACCAAGTGGGAAGATCCTCTGAAATCATTTTTGTTCTTAGCTTTTATCCTCTATGTTATCCAAAG CGGGCTTGTCAGTTACACTGTGCCCTCTGTTTTCGTAGTCTTTGCTGTCGTTATGCTTTGGCATAAATACAGTGAAGAAGGAAAACTGTTGGAAGTGCTTGAAGTAAGACCCCCTCCAACTAAAAATCCTGTCGAGCAAATCTTGATCTTGCAGGAAGCTATATCCAAGTTGGAAGATACCCTACAGGCTGTAAATATTGTTCTTCTCAAGTTCAGAGCTCTCTTGTTTGCAGCTGTTCCAAAG GCAACTGAAATAGTCGCAGTGGCACTTCTTGTTGCAGCTGCGGTTGTCGTGTTGATGCCTCCTAAGCATCTGCTCCTGATGGCAGTCCTGGAGGTTTACACGAGGGAGATGCCACTAAGGAAGCAACACACAGAGAAGTTCCGAAGACGAATTAAAgagtggtgggcccgtattccagcCGCTCCTGTACAGATGATCAGACCTAACGAAGACAAGAAAAAGATATGA